The following are encoded together in the Xanthomonas vesicatoria ATCC 35937 genome:
- a CDS encoding MFS transporter, which translates to MSAPPSSPIAAGSGAAPGSLRRSVSNTLKGSAGNLVEWYDVYVYSVFATYFESQFFSKEDKNATMFVWAIFAMTFLMRPIGAWYFGRFADRYGRRLALTISVSMMALCSFVIAVTPTVATIGIAAPIILLLARLLQGFATGGEYGTSATYMSEAAIPGRRGFLSSFHYVTLVGGHVLAQTTLLVMLHFFDASQVSEWGWRVAFGLGGIGALVVFWLRQTMDESLSSESIADSRTGKAKASGSMRELFVNQWRPLLLCFLITAGGTIAFYTYSVTGPKMIQTAFAGGDVMAGTIINLVALTVLMLMQPVGGWLSDIVGRKTLLVFFGIGGVLYTWFLVTELPKQTDWLTAFAILTVGFVILTGYTSINAVVKAELFPTHVRALGVGLGYALANSAFGGTAPLLYQASLKTGHVSEFVIYATAVIGVSLVVYMFFLTNKGSNWLDDEAAMHQRKR; encoded by the coding sequence ATGAGCGCACCCCCATCGTCTCCGATCGCCGCCGGTTCTGGCGCAGCACCTGGCAGCCTTCGCCGCTCGGTGTCCAATACGCTCAAGGGGTCGGCCGGCAACCTGGTCGAGTGGTACGACGTCTACGTCTACTCGGTGTTCGCCACCTACTTCGAATCGCAGTTCTTTTCCAAGGAAGACAAGAACGCCACGATGTTCGTGTGGGCGATCTTTGCGATGACGTTCCTGATGCGGCCGATCGGTGCGTGGTACTTCGGTCGCTTTGCCGACCGCTACGGCCGGCGCCTGGCGTTGACGATCTCGGTGTCGATGATGGCGCTGTGCTCGTTCGTGATCGCGGTGACGCCGACGGTGGCCACGATCGGTATTGCCGCGCCGATTATCCTGCTGTTGGCGCGGCTGCTGCAGGGCTTTGCGACCGGTGGCGAATACGGCACCAGCGCCACCTACATGTCCGAGGCGGCGATTCCGGGCCGGCGCGGGTTCCTGTCGTCGTTCCATTACGTCACCCTGGTGGGCGGACATGTGCTGGCGCAGACCACCTTGCTGGTGATGCTGCACTTCTTCGACGCCTCGCAGGTGTCCGAATGGGGCTGGCGTGTGGCGTTCGGCCTGGGCGGTATCGGTGCGCTGGTGGTGTTCTGGTTGCGTCAGACCATGGACGAATCGCTGAGCTCCGAATCCATCGCTGATTCGCGCACCGGCAAGGCCAAGGCGTCGGGCTCGATGCGCGAATTGTTCGTCAATCAGTGGCGCCCGCTGCTGCTGTGCTTCTTGATCACTGCCGGCGGCACCATCGCGTTCTACACCTACTCGGTGACGGGCCCGAAGATGATCCAGACTGCGTTCGCCGGTGGCGACGTGATGGCAGGCACCATCATCAACCTGGTTGCGCTGACGGTGCTGATGCTGATGCAGCCGGTGGGCGGTTGGCTGTCGGACATCGTGGGGCGCAAGACCTTGTTGGTGTTCTTCGGCATCGGTGGCGTGCTGTACACCTGGTTCCTGGTGACCGAGCTACCCAAGCAGACCGACTGGCTAACCGCGTTTGCGATCCTCACCGTGGGCTTTGTGATCCTGACCGGCTACACCTCGATCAATGCGGTGGTGAAGGCCGAACTATTCCCCACCCACGTGCGCGCGCTGGGTGTCGGCCTGGGCTATGCGCTGGCCAATTCCGCGTTTGGTGGCACCGCGCCGTTGCTGTATCAGGCCTCGTTGAAGACCGGTCACGTGAGCGAGTTCGTGATCTACGCAACTGCGGTCATCGGGGTGTCGCTGGTGGTCTACATGTTCTTCCTGACCAACAAGGGCAGCAATTGGCTGGATGACGAGGCGGCGATGCATCAGCGCAAGCGCTAA
- a CDS encoding YdeI/OmpD-associated family protein: MAKPTVTIRCKAALLQPAVPADATWLFVQLPAAASDKLPTRSMVTVEGTFAGHPVQATLQPDGQGGHWLKVDRALQRAAGVAAGERAALELAPVAEEPEPQVPDDLHAALSAHPHARATWDDITAVARRDWIFWIVSGKKAETRVKRIATACDMLASGKRRACCFDRSGMYSKSLAAPTPKAG; encoded by the coding sequence ATGGCCAAGCCCACCGTTACCATCCGCTGCAAGGCGGCGCTGCTGCAACCGGCAGTGCCGGCCGATGCCACCTGGTTGTTTGTGCAGCTGCCCGCCGCGGCAAGCGACAAACTGCCAACGCGCAGCATGGTGACGGTCGAGGGCACGTTTGCCGGGCATCCAGTGCAGGCGACCTTGCAGCCGGACGGGCAGGGTGGCCACTGGCTCAAGGTGGATCGCGCGCTGCAGCGCGCGGCCGGGGTGGCTGCTGGCGAGAGGGCGGCGCTGGAGCTTGCGCCGGTTGCCGAAGAGCCCGAGCCGCAGGTGCCGGACGATCTGCATGCCGCGCTGTCCGCGCACCCGCACGCACGTGCGACCTGGGACGACATCACCGCAGTGGCGCGACGCGACTGGATCTTCTGGATCGTATCGGGAAAGAAGGCCGAGACGCGGGTCAAGCGGATTGCGACCGCCTGCGACATGCTCGCCTCCGGCAAGCGGCGTGCGTGCTGTTTTGATCGGTCGGGGATGTACAGCAAATCGCTTGCGGCGCCGACGCCGAAAGCGGGCTGA
- a CDS encoding phospholipase D-like domain-containing protein → MTWIIVATVVITLLVGLLLLNFATPEKKLEHIPAHCYDVSDPQFKREMSVLLGPAILPGNKIDVLQNGHEIFPAMLAAIGGAQQTITFETYIYWSGEIGREFSEALSERARAGVKVRVTIDWGGSLKMDPSLLEEMTDAGVEVHRYRPLTWYNLHRVNNRTHRKLLVIDGRIGFTGGVGVADQWMGEAQDPEHWRDSHYRIEGPVVAQVQAAFNDNWIKTTGRVLNGAEYYPQLAPAGDSDAQLFVASPAGGSESMHLMYLIAIAAARTSIDLAAAYFVPDALITRSLLDARGRGVKIRVLLPGKHIDAVSVRLASKASWEPLLQAGIEIHEYRPTMLHTKLLIIDKLLVSVGSTNFDIRSFRLNDEASLNVYDATLAARMTEVFEHDLERAEQYTLERWRARPLRQKLGEKLVFPFRSQV, encoded by the coding sequence ATGACATGGATCATCGTGGCCACGGTCGTCATCACCTTGCTGGTGGGGCTGCTGCTGCTCAACTTCGCCACGCCTGAGAAGAAGCTCGAGCATATTCCGGCCCATTGCTACGACGTCTCCGACCCGCAATTCAAGCGCGAGATGTCGGTGTTGCTGGGCCCGGCGATCCTGCCCGGCAACAAGATCGACGTGCTGCAGAACGGGCACGAGATCTTTCCGGCAATGCTGGCCGCCATCGGCGGCGCGCAGCAGACCATCACCTTCGAAACCTATATCTACTGGTCAGGAGAGATCGGCCGCGAGTTCAGCGAGGCGCTGTCCGAGCGTGCGCGGGCCGGCGTCAAGGTGCGCGTCACCATCGACTGGGGCGGCAGTTTGAAGATGGACCCGTCGCTGCTCGAAGAGATGACCGACGCCGGCGTGGAAGTGCACCGCTATCGGCCGCTGACCTGGTACAACCTGCACCGCGTCAATAACCGCACCCATCGCAAGTTGCTGGTGATCGATGGCCGCATTGGCTTTACCGGCGGTGTGGGCGTGGCCGATCAGTGGATGGGCGAAGCGCAGGACCCGGAGCATTGGCGCGACTCGCATTACCGCATCGAAGGTCCGGTGGTGGCGCAGGTGCAGGCCGCCTTCAACGACAACTGGATCAAGACCACCGGCCGCGTGCTTAACGGCGCCGAGTATTACCCGCAGCTGGCGCCCGCCGGTGACAGCGATGCGCAGCTGTTCGTGGCCTCGCCGGCCGGCGGTAGCGAGAGCATGCACCTGATGTATCTGATCGCCATTGCCGCGGCACGCACGTCCATCGATCTGGCGGCAGCGTACTTCGTGCCGGACGCGTTGATCACCCGCTCGCTGCTGGACGCGCGCGGCCGTGGCGTCAAGATCCGCGTGCTGCTGCCGGGCAAGCATATCGATGCGGTGTCGGTACGGCTGGCGTCCAAGGCCAGCTGGGAGCCGCTGCTGCAGGCCGGCATCGAGATCCACGAATACCGGCCCACCATGCTGCACACCAAGCTGCTGATCATCGACAAGCTGCTGGTGTCGGTGGGCTCGACCAACTTCGACATCCGCTCGTTCCGCCTCAACGACGAGGCCAGCCTGAATGTCTACGACGCCACGCTGGCCGCGCGCATGACCGAGGTCTTCGAGCATGACTTGGAGCGTGCCGAGCAGTACACGCTGGAGCGCTGGCGTGCGCGGCCGCTGCGGCAGAAGCTGGGCGAAAAGCTGGTGTTCCCGTTCCGCTCGCAGGTGTGA
- a CDS encoding type II toxin-antitoxin system RelE/ParE family toxin, protein MLRRDWTVPAATQLAHAQDHYHALNPTIAAAMARQVLEATRTLAEQPGRGHAGRVPGTREWVVKHTPYVLVYRVRDDALQLLHVHLDPSDWLLRSEPLIERIEPWIAALISALLHVLMLLILLSASTPSMTPPQGSASGGRTKVDFVGDTDQPQQPTPSPTPTPPSQTAAPVQPPPAASPLQSTLVQNAKNPVPPQGNTRRGSLAEQRRAQPVQRPTPPQPPAEPSSPPQRRPETWTGRPPGMLDEPADAAEDGSANTPTISEGRRRDRSNSQPSMDIGGFQVYYDVRSETQLRAWKEQGMQEIAIILPGTQQRMICPLDVALKRGSSKCRLLPPDSPELKNIGDAREVINMMEVYRQGEPVWRGPGPYR, encoded by the coding sequence ATGTTACGGCGTGACTGGACCGTCCCGGCCGCCACGCAGCTCGCCCACGCCCAGGATCACTACCACGCACTCAACCCGACCATTGCCGCGGCGATGGCGCGGCAGGTGCTGGAAGCCACCCGCACCCTGGCCGAGCAGCCCGGGCGTGGTCACGCCGGCCGCGTGCCGGGCACGCGCGAGTGGGTGGTCAAGCACACGCCCTACGTGCTGGTCTACCGCGTGCGCGACGACGCGCTGCAACTGCTGCACGTCCATCTGGACCCCAGCGACTGGCTGCTCCGCAGCGAACCGCTGATCGAACGCATCGAGCCGTGGATCGCTGCGCTGATCAGCGCGCTGCTGCATGTGCTGATGCTGTTGATTCTGCTGTCCGCCTCCACCCCCAGCATGACCCCGCCGCAAGGCTCGGCCAGCGGTGGCCGCACCAAGGTGGACTTTGTCGGCGACACCGATCAGCCGCAGCAACCCACGCCCTCCCCGACGCCCACCCCGCCCTCGCAGACCGCCGCGCCGGTGCAGCCGCCACCGGCCGCCTCGCCGCTGCAATCCACGCTGGTCCAGAACGCCAAGAACCCGGTGCCGCCGCAGGGCAACACCCGTCGCGGCAGCCTGGCCGAGCAGCGCCGTGCACAGCCGGTGCAGCGCCCCACCCCGCCGCAGCCGCCGGCCGAACCGTCGTCGCCCCCGCAGCGCCGTCCCGAAACCTGGACCGGCCGCCCACCGGGCATGCTCGACGAACCCGCCGACGCCGCTGAAGACGGCAGCGCCAACACGCCCACCATCAGCGAAGGCCGCCGCCGCGACCGCAGCAACTCCCAGCCCAGCATGGATATCGGCGGCTTCCAGGTCTATTACGACGTGCGCAGCGAAACCCAGCTGCGCGCATGGAAGGAACAGGGCATGCAGGAAATCGCCATCATCCTGCCCGGCACCCAGCAACGCATGATCTGCCCGCTGGATGTCGCACTCAAACGCGGCTCCAGCAAATGCCGCCTGCTGCCGCCGGATTCGCCGGAACTGAAGAACATCGGCGATGCCCGCGAGGTCATCAACATGATGGAGGTCTACCGCCAGGGCGAACCGGTCTGGCGCGGGCCGGGGCCGTATCGGTAA
- a CDS encoding antitoxin Xre/MbcA/ParS toxin-binding domain-containing protein codes for MERADLIDSLLIGMRRAEALRAQPSSYSTAHSAQMAVDYGKAADAELVLSLFNFSPEHLKLLGSAGIEALGEIVCHAWALHGGNNDALIRWFREPMNALDGQTPAALVRAGSLRVLLLVLRQQMEWELPKRSA; via the coding sequence GTGGAACGCGCCGACCTGATTGACTCATTGCTCATTGGCATGCGCCGGGCCGAAGCCTTGCGCGCGCAACCGTCCAGCTACAGCACCGCGCACAGCGCGCAGATGGCGGTCGATTACGGCAAGGCCGCCGACGCCGAGCTGGTGCTGTCGCTGTTCAACTTCAGCCCCGAGCATCTCAAGTTGCTGGGCAGTGCCGGGATCGAGGCGCTGGGCGAGATCGTGTGCCACGCCTGGGCGCTGCACGGCGGCAATAACGACGCGCTGATCCGCTGGTTTCGCGAGCCGATGAACGCACTGGACGGGCAGACCCCCGCCGCGTTGGTCCGCGCCGGCAGCCTCAGGGTATTGCTGCTGGTGTTGCGCCAGCAGATGGAGTGGGAGTTGCCCAAGCGCTCGGCGTGA
- a CDS encoding DUF1348 family protein, producing the protein MSSSASSRPPLPPFTHDTALLKVRLAEDGWNSRDAAKVAQAYSVDTRWRNRAEFVTGRDQAQAFLERKWARELEYRLIKELWAFNENRIAVRYAYEWRDDAGNWFRSYGNENWEYDADGLMRARHSSINDLPIQESERKFHWPLGRRPDAHPSLSDLGL; encoded by the coding sequence ATGTCGTCGTCCGCATCGTCGCGCCCACCGCTGCCACCATTTACCCACGACACCGCCTTGCTGAAAGTGCGGTTGGCCGAAGACGGCTGGAACAGCCGCGATGCGGCCAAGGTGGCGCAGGCCTACAGCGTGGACACACGCTGGCGTAACCGCGCCGAGTTCGTTACCGGCCGCGACCAGGCGCAGGCGTTTCTCGAACGCAAGTGGGCCAGGGAACTGGAGTACCGGCTCATCAAGGAGCTGTGGGCATTCAACGAAAACCGCATCGCGGTGCGCTATGCCTACGAATGGCGTGACGATGCCGGCAACTGGTTCCGCTCCTACGGCAACGAAAACTGGGAATACGATGCCGACGGCCTGATGCGCGCGCGCCACTCCTCGATCAACGACCTGCCCATCCAGGAATCCGAGCGCAAGTTCCACTGGCCGCTCGGGCGCAGGCCCGATGCGCACCCAAGCCTGTCCGACCTGGGACTTTGA
- a CDS encoding TetR/AcrR family transcriptional regulator, with product MKPSQSYAEPHAALLDATERLIYAGGIHATGMEAIVKASGVARKTLYRLYPTKDALVEAALLRRDERWMAWFEAATSQSDDPVARLLSCFDALQSWFADRRFHGCAFLNAAGETGDPNHVIRMAARAHKQRLHAYLHGLVVATGRPEPDALAQQVLVLIDGAIAVALVFGGTESATTAQQAARTLLG from the coding sequence ATGAAGCCCTCGCAATCCTATGCTGAACCCCACGCCGCGTTGCTCGATGCCACCGAGCGCCTGATCTATGCCGGCGGCATTCATGCCACCGGCATGGAGGCGATCGTCAAGGCGTCCGGGGTGGCGCGCAAGACGCTCTACCGCCTGTATCCCACCAAGGACGCGTTGGTGGAAGCAGCCTTGTTGCGCCGCGACGAGCGCTGGATGGCGTGGTTCGAGGCCGCCACCTCACAGAGCGACGATCCGGTCGCGCGTCTGCTGTCGTGCTTCGATGCGCTGCAAAGCTGGTTTGCCGATCGCCGCTTCCATGGCTGTGCGTTTCTCAATGCGGCTGGTGAGACCGGCGATCCGAACCACGTCATCCGCATGGCGGCACGCGCGCACAAGCAGCGCTTGCACGCGTATCTGCACGGCCTGGTGGTGGCCACCGGCCGGCCAGAGCCGGATGCGCTGGCGCAACAGGTATTGGTATTGATCGACGGCGCCATTGCCGTCGCCCTGGTATTTGGCGGTACCGAATCTGCAACCACCGCCCAACAGGCTGCCCGTACGTTGCTCGGGTAG
- a CDS encoding RluA family pseudouridine synthase: protein MLDGIPASQFQLPPGPWSTVLEALCACFPGVDAATWQDRFARGRVLDAEGSALNASAPYRLGAEVLYFREVVDEPVIPFAETVVHADAHLVVACKPHFLPVVPAGAYVRETLLTRLVHRFDNPALVPLHRIDRNTAGLVLFSANPATRGIYQALFRERRIRKHYLAVAPPLPRLTFPYVYRSRLEPGEPFFRMREGVGEPNSETVIDVVARGADTWTYRLEPVTGRKHQLRVHMAALGAPILHDRFYPELEDQRPDDPERPLQLFAHTLAFDDPITGEPRYFTATVGPMPSV from the coding sequence ATGCTCGATGGCATCCCCGCCAGCCAGTTCCAGTTGCCGCCCGGCCCCTGGTCCACGGTGTTGGAAGCGTTATGCGCGTGCTTTCCAGGTGTGGATGCCGCCACCTGGCAGGACCGCTTCGCGCGGGGGCGTGTGCTGGATGCCGAAGGCAGTGCGCTCAATGCCTCTGCGCCATATCGCCTGGGTGCCGAGGTTTTGTACTTCCGCGAGGTGGTGGACGAGCCGGTCATTCCATTTGCCGAGACGGTGGTGCATGCGGACGCGCACCTGGTGGTGGCGTGCAAGCCGCACTTCCTGCCCGTGGTGCCAGCTGGCGCCTATGTGCGCGAGACACTGCTGACGCGATTGGTACATCGTTTCGACAATCCCGCACTGGTGCCGCTGCATCGCATCGATCGCAACACTGCTGGTTTGGTGTTGTTCTCGGCCAACCCGGCCACACGCGGGATCTACCAGGCGCTGTTCCGCGAGCGACGCATCCGCAAGCACTATCTGGCGGTGGCGCCGCCGCTACCAAGGCTGACGTTTCCCTATGTGTATCGCAGCCGGCTGGAGCCGGGCGAGCCGTTCTTCCGCATGCGCGAGGGCGTGGGCGAGCCGAATAGCGAGACGGTGATCGACGTGGTCGCGCGCGGCGCAGACACATGGACGTATCGATTGGAGCCAGTCACCGGGCGCAAGCACCAGTTGCGCGTGCACATGGCGGCGTTAGGTGCCCCGATTTTGCACGACCGTTTCTATCCTGAGTTGGAAGACCAGCGGCCAGACGATCCGGAACGGCCACTGCAGTTATTCGCGCATACGCTGGCGTTCGATGATCCGATCACCGGCGAGCCGAGATATTTCACCGCGACCGTTGGGCCGATGCCCTCAGTTTGA